The following proteins are encoded in a genomic region of Phragmites australis chromosome 9, lpPhrAust1.1, whole genome shotgun sequence:
- the LOC133929339 gene encoding phosphatidylinositol/phosphatidylcholine transfer protein SFH8-like isoform X1 — translation MSGPLDRFARPCFEGFIHNDERKESRSDADNSEGDKKTKIGSFKKKAINAGNKFRHSLRRRSKKKNENRVSIEDIRDVKELQDVETFRQCLIDEDLLPQQHDDYHMMLRFLKARKFDVEKAKNMWSDMLRWRKEFGTDKIEEFDYTELDEVMKYYPQFYHGVDKEGRPVYIELIGKVDANKVVQVTTIDRYVRYHVKEFERCFHMRFPACSIAAKRHIDSCTTILDVQGVGFKNFSKSARELITRLQKIDSDNYPETLCRLYIINAGQGFKMLWSTIKSFLDPKTASKIHLLGNKYQNKLLEIIDECELPEFLGGKCKCDEYGGCQRSDKGPWKDPNIIKRVLNGEANYGRQIVTISSTDGKIIGYARPEYPTQRKGSDASAESGSEVEDVTSPTASRNLITNPILTPVHEESKLSAHASTSAAHATIEESIPVVDKVVDDGWVSPRASSTASSAGSLSLRNLPVTFEGLRAQIITWLTVLIMSLFAMLCSVPSKMARRISNQSIKHDDYYVEYPQEQEYKEEFRPPSPAPSYTEKDVLSSMLRRLGELEDKVQVLETKPSEMPFEKEELLNAAVRRVDALEAELISTKKALYDALMRQDELLAYIDKQELIKFRKKKFCF, via the exons ATGTCAGGCCCCCTCGATCGATTTGCTAGGCCAT GTTTTGAAGGGTTCATACATAATGATGAAAGGAAAGAGAGCAGATCTGATGCAGACAACTCAGAAGGAGATAAGAAGACTAAAATCGGCTCTTTCAAGAAAAAGGCCATTAACGCGGGGAATAAATTCAGGCATTCCCTTAGAAGGAGAAGCAAAAAGAAGAACGAAAATCGGGTTTCTATTGAGGACATAAGGGATGTTAAAGAGCTTCAAGACGTTGAGACATTTCGGCAATGTTTAATTGATGAGGATTTGCTGCCACAACAGCATGATGATTATCACATGATGTTGAG GTTCCTGAAAGCGCGGAAATTTGATGTTGAGAAAGCAAAGAATATGTGGTCAGACATGCTTAGATGGAGGAAGGAATTCGGGACTGACAAAATAGAG GAATTTGACTACACTGAGTTAGACGAAGTTATGAAGTATTACCCACAGTTTTATCATGGGGTGGATAAAGAGGGAAGACCTGTCTACATAGAGTTAATAGGAAAAGTTGATGCAAACAAGGTAGTGCAAGTAACGACTATAGATCGGTACGTGAGATACCATGTCAAGGAGTTTGAGagatgtttccatatgagattTCCAGCTTGCTCAATTGCTGCAAAAAGGCACATAGACTCATGCACTACTATTCTGGATGTGCAAGGCGTG GGATTCAAGAACTTCTCGAAATCTGCGAGGGAACTAATCACACGATTGCAGAAGATCGACAGTGACAACTACCCAGAG ACATTGTGCAGGCTGTACATAATTAATGCTGGCCAGGGCTTCAAGATGTTATGGAGCACAATAAAATCATTCCTTGATCCAAAAACTGCTTCCAAGATTCAT CTTCTTGGGAACAAGTACCAAAATAAGTTACTTGAAATTATCGATGAGTG TGAATTGCCAGAATTTCTTGGTGGCAAATGCAAGTGTGATGAATATGGAGGTTGCCAAAGATCTGACAAAGGTCCTTGGAAGGATCCGAACATTATAAAG AGGGTCCTGAATGGCGAAGCTAACTATGGCAGGCAAATTGTGACCATATCAAGCACAGATGGAAAGATAATTGGTTATGCTAGGCCAGAGTATCCAACT CAGAGAAAAGGTAGTGATGCATCTGCTGAGTCTGGGTCTGAAGTGGAAGATGTTACATCTCCTACTGCATCAAGGAACCTGATTACCAACCCTATTTTGACCCCTGTTCACGAGGAG TCAAAATTGTCTGCACATGCTTCCACATCTGCTGCTCATGCTACTATTGAAGAAAGCATTCCTGTTGTTGACAAGGTTGTGGATGATGGATGGGTCAGTCCCAGAGCTAGTTCAACAGCTTCTTCCGCAG GTTCATTATCATTGAGAAATTTGCCTGTCACATTTGAAGGACTTCGAGCTCAAATTATCACATGGCTGACAGTCTTGATCATGAGTCTTTTTGCCATGCTTTGTTCTGTCCCGAGCAAAATGGCTAGAAGGATCTCAAATCAATCCATTAAGCATGACGACTATTATGTTGAGTATCCGCAAGAACAAGAGTATAAGGAAGAATTCCGACCTCCGTCTCCTGCTCCGTCTTACACAGAAAAGGATGTACTTTCATCTATGCTAAGACGGCTAGGTGAGTTGGAGGACAAGGTTCAGGTGCTTGAAACAAAGCCGTCTGAAATGCCATTTGAAAAGGAAGAATTGCTCAATGCAGCTGTCCGCCGTGTGGATGCATTGGAAGCTGAGTTAATTTCTACAAAGAAG GCCCTGTATGATGCTTTGATGCGACAGGATGAGCTGCTGGCGTACATTGACAAGCAAGAGCTGATCAAGTTTCGT AAAAAGAAATTCTGCTTCTAA
- the LOC133929339 gene encoding phosphatidylinositol/phosphatidylcholine transfer protein SFH8-like isoform X2, which produces MSGPLDRFARPCFEGFIHNDERKESRSDADNSEGDKKTKIGSFKKKAINAGNKFRHSLRRRSKKKNENRVSIEDIRDVKELQDVETFRQCLIDEDLLPQQHDDYHMMLRFLKARKFDVEKAKNMWSDMLRWRKEFGTDKIEEFDYTELDEVMKYYPQFYHGVDKEGRPVYIELIGKVDANKVVQVTTIDRYVRYHVKEFERCFHMRFPACSIAAKRHIDSCTTILDVQGVGFKNFSKSARELITRLQKIDSDNYPETLCRLYIINAGQGFKMLWSTIKSFLDPKTASKIHLLGNKYQNKLLEIIDECELPEFLGGKCKCDEYGGCQRSDKGPWKDPNIIKRVLNGEANYGRQIVTISSTDGKIIGYARPEYPTRKGSDASAESGSEVEDVTSPTASRNLITNPILTPVHEESKLSAHASTSAAHATIEESIPVVDKVVDDGWVSPRASSTASSAGSLSLRNLPVTFEGLRAQIITWLTVLIMSLFAMLCSVPSKMARRISNQSIKHDDYYVEYPQEQEYKEEFRPPSPAPSYTEKDVLSSMLRRLGELEDKVQVLETKPSEMPFEKEELLNAAVRRVDALEAELISTKKALYDALMRQDELLAYIDKQELIKFRKKKFCF; this is translated from the exons ATGTCAGGCCCCCTCGATCGATTTGCTAGGCCAT GTTTTGAAGGGTTCATACATAATGATGAAAGGAAAGAGAGCAGATCTGATGCAGACAACTCAGAAGGAGATAAGAAGACTAAAATCGGCTCTTTCAAGAAAAAGGCCATTAACGCGGGGAATAAATTCAGGCATTCCCTTAGAAGGAGAAGCAAAAAGAAGAACGAAAATCGGGTTTCTATTGAGGACATAAGGGATGTTAAAGAGCTTCAAGACGTTGAGACATTTCGGCAATGTTTAATTGATGAGGATTTGCTGCCACAACAGCATGATGATTATCACATGATGTTGAG GTTCCTGAAAGCGCGGAAATTTGATGTTGAGAAAGCAAAGAATATGTGGTCAGACATGCTTAGATGGAGGAAGGAATTCGGGACTGACAAAATAGAG GAATTTGACTACACTGAGTTAGACGAAGTTATGAAGTATTACCCACAGTTTTATCATGGGGTGGATAAAGAGGGAAGACCTGTCTACATAGAGTTAATAGGAAAAGTTGATGCAAACAAGGTAGTGCAAGTAACGACTATAGATCGGTACGTGAGATACCATGTCAAGGAGTTTGAGagatgtttccatatgagattTCCAGCTTGCTCAATTGCTGCAAAAAGGCACATAGACTCATGCACTACTATTCTGGATGTGCAAGGCGTG GGATTCAAGAACTTCTCGAAATCTGCGAGGGAACTAATCACACGATTGCAGAAGATCGACAGTGACAACTACCCAGAG ACATTGTGCAGGCTGTACATAATTAATGCTGGCCAGGGCTTCAAGATGTTATGGAGCACAATAAAATCATTCCTTGATCCAAAAACTGCTTCCAAGATTCAT CTTCTTGGGAACAAGTACCAAAATAAGTTACTTGAAATTATCGATGAGTG TGAATTGCCAGAATTTCTTGGTGGCAAATGCAAGTGTGATGAATATGGAGGTTGCCAAAGATCTGACAAAGGTCCTTGGAAGGATCCGAACATTATAAAG AGGGTCCTGAATGGCGAAGCTAACTATGGCAGGCAAATTGTGACCATATCAAGCACAGATGGAAAGATAATTGGTTATGCTAGGCCAGAGTATCCAACT AGAAAAGGTAGTGATGCATCTGCTGAGTCTGGGTCTGAAGTGGAAGATGTTACATCTCCTACTGCATCAAGGAACCTGATTACCAACCCTATTTTGACCCCTGTTCACGAGGAG TCAAAATTGTCTGCACATGCTTCCACATCTGCTGCTCATGCTACTATTGAAGAAAGCATTCCTGTTGTTGACAAGGTTGTGGATGATGGATGGGTCAGTCCCAGAGCTAGTTCAACAGCTTCTTCCGCAG GTTCATTATCATTGAGAAATTTGCCTGTCACATTTGAAGGACTTCGAGCTCAAATTATCACATGGCTGACAGTCTTGATCATGAGTCTTTTTGCCATGCTTTGTTCTGTCCCGAGCAAAATGGCTAGAAGGATCTCAAATCAATCCATTAAGCATGACGACTATTATGTTGAGTATCCGCAAGAACAAGAGTATAAGGAAGAATTCCGACCTCCGTCTCCTGCTCCGTCTTACACAGAAAAGGATGTACTTTCATCTATGCTAAGACGGCTAGGTGAGTTGGAGGACAAGGTTCAGGTGCTTGAAACAAAGCCGTCTGAAATGCCATTTGAAAAGGAAGAATTGCTCAATGCAGCTGTCCGCCGTGTGGATGCATTGGAAGCTGAGTTAATTTCTACAAAGAAG GCCCTGTATGATGCTTTGATGCGACAGGATGAGCTGCTGGCGTACATTGACAAGCAAGAGCTGATCAAGTTTCGT AAAAAGAAATTCTGCTTCTAA